The following proteins are encoded in a genomic region of Dromaius novaehollandiae isolate bDroNov1 chromosome 29, bDroNov1.hap1, whole genome shotgun sequence:
- the PEA15 gene encoding astrocytic phosphoprotein PEA-15 translates to MAEYRRLLEELAQNITAEDLEQLKSACKEDIPSEQSEAIATSHDWFAFLEKHSKLDKDNLSYIEHIFEISRRPDLLTMVVQYRTQVLKISEEDEVDTKLTRIPSAKKYKDIIRQPSEEEIIKLAPPPKKA, encoded by the exons ATGGCCGAGTACCGCaggctgctggaggagctggcgCAGAACATCACGGCCGAGGACCTGGAGCAGCTGAAGTCGGCCTGCAAGGAGGACATCCCCAGCGAGCAGAGCGAGGCCATCGCCACCAGCCACGACTGGTTCGCCTTCCTCGAGAAGCACAGCAAGCTGGACAAGG ACAACCTGTCCTACATCGAGCACATCTTCGAGATCTCCCGCCGCCCCGACCTGCTCACCATGGTGGTGCAGTACCGCACCCAGGTGCTCAAGATCTCCGAGGAGGACGAGGTGGACACCAAGCTCACCCGCATCCCCAGCGCCAAGAAGTACAAAG ACATCATCCGGCAGCCCTCGGAAGAGGAGATCATCAAACTGGCCCCCCCACCCAAGAAAGCCTGA
- the CASQ1 gene encoding calsequestrin-1 has product MRGWGWALAALALVAWVPAGAQEGLHLPSYDGVDRVLPVTGKNYKATLKRFPVLALLYHEPVGSDRAAQRHFEMEELVLELAAQVLEDKGVGFGLVDSEKDAAVAKKLGLTEEDSIYVFKEDEVIEYDGELAADTLVEFLLDVLEDPVEFIEGDHELQAFENIEDDPKLIGYFKNEDSEHFKAFEEAAEEFHPYIPFFATFDSKVAKKLTLKLNEIDFYEPFMEEPVTIPDKPNSKEEIVEFVEEHKRVTLRKLKPESMYETWEDDMDGIHIVAFAEEDDPDGFEFLEILKDVAQDNTDNPDLSIIWIDPEDFPLLIPYWEKTFNIDLSRPQIGVVNVTDADSVWLEMADEDDLPSTAELEEWIEDVLEGEINTEDDDDDDDDDDDDDD; this is encoded by the exons atgcggggctggggctgggcgctGGCGGCGCTGGCGCTGGTGGCCTGGGTGCCGGCGGGGGCCCAGGAGGGCCTGCACCTCCCCAGCTACGACGGCGTCGACCGGGTGCTGCCCGTCACCGGCAAGAACTACAAGGCGACGCTGAAGCGCTTCCCGGTGCTGGCGCTGCTCTACCACGAGCCCGTCGGCAGCGACCGGGCGGCTCAGCGCCACTTCGAGATGGAGGAGCTCGTCCTGGAG ctGGCAGCCCAGGTCCTGGAGGACAAGGGCGTCGGGTTCGGCCTCGTCGACTCCGAGAAGGATGCGGCCGTGGCCAAGAAGCTGG GCCTGACGGAGGAGGACAGCATCTACGTGTTCAAGGAGGACGAGGTGATCGAGTACGACGGGGAGCTGGCGGCGGACACCTTGGTGGAGTTCCTGCTGGAC GTGCTGGAGGATCCTGTGGAGTTCATCGAGGGTGACCATGAGCTCCAGGCCTTCGAGAACATTGAGGACGACCCCAAACTCATCGGCTACTTCAAGAACGAGGACTCAGAGC ACTTCAAGGCCTTCGAGGAGGCGGCCGAGGAGTTCCACCCCTACATCCCCTTCTTCGCCACCTTCGACAGCAAG GTGGCCAAAAAACTGACCCTGAAGCTCAACGAGATCGACTTCTACGAGCCCTTCATGGAGGAGCCGGTCACCATCCCCGACAAGCCCAACAGCAAGGAGGAGATCGTGGAGTTTGTGGAGGAGCACAAGAG GGTGACTCTGCGGAAACTCAAGCCCGAGAGCATGTACGAGACGTGG GAGGACGACATGGATGGGATCCACATCGTGGCCTTCGCTGAGGAGGATGATCCAG ACGGGTTCGAGTTCCTGGAGATCCTCAAGGACGTGGCCCAGGACAACACGGACAACCCCGACCTCAGCATCATCTGGATCGACCCCGAGGACTTCCCGCTG CTCATCCCCTACTGGGAGAAGACCTTCAACATCGACCTGTCCCGGCCCCAGATCGGGGTGGTCAATGTCACAGAC GCCGACAGCGTGTGGCTGGAGATGGCGGACGAGGACGACCTGCCCAGCACGGCAGAGCTGGAGGAGTGGATCGAGGACGTGCTGGAGGGCGAGATCAACACGGAGGACGACGACGATGACGACGATGACGATGATGATGACGATGACTAG
- the LOC112997239 gene encoding sodium/potassium-transporting ATPase subunit alpha-2, with translation MGRGAGREYSPAATTSENGGGKRKQKEKELDELKKEVNLDDHKLSLDELGRKYQVDLSRGLTNARAAEILVQDGPNALTPPPTTPEWVKFCRQLFGGFSILLWIGAILCFLAYGIQAAMEDEPSNDNLYLGVVLAAVVIVTGCFSYYQEAKSSKIMDSFKNMVPQQALVIREGEKIQINAENVVVGDLVEVKGGDRVPADMRIISSHGCKVDNSSLTGESEPQTRSPEFTHENPLETRNICFFSTNCVEGTARGIVISTGDRTVMGRIASLASGLEVGRTPIAMEIEHFIRLITGVAVFLGLSFFILSLILGYTWLEAVIFLIGIIVANVPEGLLATVTVCLTLTAKRMARKNCLVKNLEAVETLGSTSTICSDKTGTLTQNRMTVAHMWFDNQIHEADTTEDQSGATFDKRSPTWAALARIAGLCNRAVFKPGQENISISKRDTAGDASESALLKCIQLSCGSVKKMRDKNPKVTEIPFNSTNKYQLSIHEREDDPQGYLLVMKGAPERILDRCSRILMQGQEVPLDEEMREAFQNAYLELGGLGERVLGFCHLYLPPDKFPRGFRFDADEINFPTTNLCFVGLMSMIDPPRAAVPDAVGKCRSAGIKVIMVTGDHPITAKAIAKGVGIISEGNETVEDIAARLNIPVSQVNPREAKACVVHGSDLKDMTSEQLDEILKNHTEIVFARTSPQQKLIIVEGCQRQGAIVAVTGDGVNDSPALKKADIGIAMGIAGSDVSKQAADMILLDDNFASIVTGVEEGRLIFDNLKKSIAYTLTSNIPEITPFLLFIIANIPLPLGTVTILCIDLGTDMVPAISLAYEAAESDIMKRQPRNPKTDKLVNERLISMAYGQIGMIQALGGFFTYFVILAENGFLPSTLVGIRLAWDDRSTNDLEDSYGQEWTYEQRKVVEFTCHTAFFASIVVVQWADLIICKTRRNSVFQQGMKNKILIFGLLEETALAAFLSYCPGMGVALRMYPLKVTWWFCAFPYSLLIFAYDEVRKLILRRYPGGWVEKETYY, from the exons ATGGGCAGAGGG GCTGGCCGGGAGTACTCGCCCGCAGCCACCACCTCGGAGAACGGGGGCGGCAAGAGGAAGCAGAAGGAGAAGGAGCTGGACGAGCTGAAGAAGGAGGTGAACTTG GATGACCACAAACTGTCCCTGGATGAGCTGGGCAGGAAGTACCAGGTGGATCTGTCCAGG GGCCTGACCAACGCGCGGGCGGCCGAGATCCTGGTGCAGGATGGCCCCAACGCCCTCACCCCGCCGCCCACCACCCCCGAGTGGGTCAAGTTCTGCCGCCAGCTCTTCGGCGGCTTCTCCATCCTGCTCTGGATCGGCGCCATCCTCTGCTTCCTCGCCTACGGCATCCAGGCCGCCATGGAGGACGAGCCGTCCAACGACAAC CTCTACCTGGGGGTGGTGCTGGCCGCCGTCGTCATCGTCACCGGCTGCTTCTCCTACTATCAAGAGGCCAAAAGCTCCAAGATCATGGACTCCTTCAAGAACATGGTGCCGCAG CAAGCGCTGGTGATCCGTGAGGGCGAGAAGATCCAGATCAACGCGGAGAACGTGGTAGTTGGGGACCTGGTGGAGGTGAAGGGGGGTGACCGGGTGCCCGCGGACATGCGCATCATCTCCTCGCACGGCTGCAAG GTCGATAACTCCTCGCTGACGGGCGAGTCGGAGCCGCAGACCCGCTCGCCCGAGTTCACCCACGAGAACCCGCTGGAGACCCGAAACATCTGCTTCTTCTCCACCAACTGCGTGGAGG GCACGGCCCGGGGCATCGTGATCTCCACGGGGGACCGCACGGTGATGGGGCGCATCGCCTCGCTGGCCTCGGGACTCGAGGTGGGCCGCACGCCCATCGCCATGGAGATCGAGCACTTCATCCGCCTCATCACCGGCGTCGCCGTCTTCCTCGGCCTCTCCTTCTTCATCCTCTCCCTCATCCTCGGCTACACCTGGCTCGAGGCCGTCATCTTCCTCATCGGCATCATCGTGGCCAATGTCCCCGAGGGGCTGCTGGCCACTGTCACG GTGTGCCTGACGCTGACGGCCAAGCGCATGGCGCGCAAGAACTGCCTGGTGAAGAACCTGGAGGCGGTGGAGACGCTGGGCTCCACCTCCACCATCTGCTCCGACAAGACGGGCACCCTCACCCAGAACCGCATGACCGTGGCCCACATGTGGTTCGACAACCAGATCCACGAGGCCGACACCACCGAGGACCAGTCGG GTGCCACCTTCGACAAGCGCTCGCCCACGTGGGCAGCCCTGGCCCGCATCGCCGGGCTCTGCAACCGTGCCGTCTTCAAGCCGGGCCAGGAGAACATCTCCATTTCCAAG CGCGACACGGCGGGCGACGCGTCCGAGTCGGCGCTGCTCAAGTGCATCCAGCTCTCGTGCGGCTCCGTCAAGAAGATGCGGGACAAGAACCCCAAAGTCACCGAAATCCCCTTCAACTCCACCAACAAGTACCAG CTCTCCATCCACGAGCGGGAGGACGACCCGCAGGGCTACTTGCTGGTGATGAAGGGCGCCCCGGAGCGCATCCTGGACCGCTGCTCCCGCATCCTGATgcagggccaggaggtgccgctgGACGAGGAGATGCGCGAGGCCTTCCAGAACGCCTACCTGGAGCTGGGCGGGCTGGGCGAGCGCGTCCTGG GTTTCTGCCACCTCTACCTGCCCCCGGACAAGTTCCCCCGAGGCTTCAGGTTTGACGCCGACGAGATCAACTTCCCCACCACCAACCTCTGCTTCGTGGGGCTCATGTCCATGATCgaccccccccgcgccgccgtgCCCGACGCCGTGGGCAAGTGCCGCAGCGCCGGCATCAAG GTGATCATGGTGACCGGAGACCACCCCATCACAGCCAAGGCCATCGCCAAAGGCGTGGGCATCATTTCGGAGGGCAACGAGACGGTGGAGGACATCGCTGCCCGCCTCAACATCCCCGTCAGCCAGGTCAACCCCCG GGAGGCCAAGGCCTGCGTGGTGCACGGCTCCGACCTCAAGGACATGACGTCGGAGCAGCTGGACGAGATCCTCAAGAACCACACGGAGATCGTCTTCGCCCGCACCTCGCCCCAGCAGAAGCTCATCATCGTGGAGGGCTGCCAGCGCCAG ggtGCCATCGTGGCGGTGACGGGCGACGGGGTGAACGACTCGCCGGCGCTGAAGAAGGCCGACATCGGCATCGCCATGGGCATCGCCGGCTCCGACGTCTCCAAGCAGGCGGCCGACATGATCCTGCTGGACGACAACTTCGCCTCCATCGTCACCGGTGTGGAGGAAG GGCGCCTCATCTTTGACAACCTGAAGAAGTCCATCGCCTACACCCTGACCAGCAACATCCCCGAGATCacccccttcctcctcttcatcatcgCCAACATCCCGCTGCCCCTGGGCACAGTCACCATCCTCTGCATCGACCTGGGCACCGACATG GTCCCCGCCATCTCCCTGGCCTACGAGGCGGCCGAGAGCGACATCATGAAGCGGCAGCCCAGGAACCCCAAGACGGACAAGCTGGTGAATGAGCGGCTCATCAGCATGGCCTACGGGCAGATCG GGATGATCCAGGCGCTGGGCGGCTTCTTCACCTACTTCGTGATCCTGGCGGAGAACGGCTTCCTGCCCTCCACGCTGGTGGGCATCCGCCTCGCCTGGGACGACCGCTCCACCAACGACCTGGAGGATTCCTACGGGCAGGAGTGG ACCTACGAGCAGCGCAAGGTGGTGGAGTTCACGTGCCACACGGCCTTCTTCGCCAGCATCGTGGTGGTGCAGTGGGCCGACCTCATCATCTGCAAGACCCGCCGCAACTCCGTCTTCCAGCAGGGCATGAA GAACAAGATTCTCATCTTCGGGCTGCTGGAGGAGACGGCGCTGGCGGCGTTCCTGTCCTACTGCCCCGGCATGGGGGTCGCGCTGCGCATGTACCCGCTCAA GGTCACTTGGTGGTTCTGCGCCTTCCCCTACAGCCTCCTCATCTTCGCCTACGACGAGGTGCGCAAGCTCATCCTGCGCCGCTACCCCGGCG GCTGGGTGGAGAAGGAGACCTACTACTAG